A region of Triplophysa rosa linkage group LG16, Trosa_1v2, whole genome shotgun sequence DNA encodes the following proteins:
- the LOC130567334 gene encoding G-protein coupled receptor 20 — protein MGASLGGHVNVTAGCPVNGSAHLLGVPYLTRLSHLDKETLYENFYALWITLMVVNTLMFVVGVVLNSLALYVFCQRSRSRTTPAIYTINLAVADLLVALSLPARIALYHSGGDCAACFYVHTFSYFVNMYCSILFLTSICVDRYMAVVRPSGAAGRWRSPVIAKGVSMCVWLFAVVVTYSLQTSALEFGGTSCCRLAVLFALTLLEFVLPLLVIVAFTVRAACALADGGLMPQSWGRRTRAVRLLVAVLVVFTVCFTPYHVREAVVYFQLGGSREQHVVAYHVTITLSSLNSCLDPVVYCFVPDSFRSTLRRDRRKRLTEHPMPGSVVKGNRSPKESGTAAGVGYSVATLTLTPKDIPA, from the coding sequence ATGGGGGCGTCTCTGGGAGGCCACGTGAACGTCACCGCCGGGTGTCCCGTGAACGGCAGCGCTCATCTGTTAGGCGTGCCTTACCTGACGAGACTCTCTCATCTAGACAAAGAGACGTTATATGAGAACTTCTACGCTCTGTGGATCACGCTGATGGTGGTGAACACGCTCATGTTCGTGGTGGGCGTGGTTCTCAACAGTCTGGCCCTCTACGTGTTCTGTCAGCGCAGTCGCTCGCGCACGACTCCCGCCATCTACACCATAAACCTGGCGGTGGCTGACCTGCTGGTGGCGCTGTCTCTGCCCGCCCGCATCGCCCTGTATCACAGCGGGGGCGACTGCGCTGCCTGTTTCTACGTCCACACCTTCAGTTATTTCGTGAACATGTACTGCAGCATCTTGTTTCTCACCAGCATCTGTGTGGACCGTTACATGGCGGTGGTCCGCCCGTCCGGAGCGGCGGGCCGCTGGAGAAGCCCCGTGATAGCCAAAGGTGTAAGCATGTGCGTGTGGCTGTTCGCCGTGGTGGTCACCTACTCCCTGCAGACCTCCGCCCTGGAGTTCGGCGGCACGTCATGTTGTCGTCTGGCCGTTCTCTTCGCCCTCACCCTGCTGGAGTTCGTGCTGCCGCTGCTGGTCATCGTGGCGTTCACCGTGCGCGCGGCCTGCGCGCTGGCGGACGGCGGGCTCATGCCGCAGAGCTGGGGGCGGCGCACGCGGGCTGTCAGGCTCCTGGTAGCCGTGCTGGTTGTGTTCACCGTGTGTTTTACGCCGTATCACGTTCGTGAAGCTGTGGTGTACTTCCAGCTAGGGGGCAGCAGAGAACAGCACGTGGTGGCGTATCACGTCACCATCACCCTCAGCAGTTTGAACAGCTGCCTCGATCCCGTGGTTTACTGCTTTGTGCCCGATAGCTTCCGTTCGACACTACGTAGGGATCGGAGAAAGAGGTTGACGGAGCACCCGATGCCCGGATCCGTGGTCAAAGGAAACAGGAGCCCCAAAGAGTCGGGAACGGCAGCGGGCGTTGGGTACAGCGTGGCTACGTTGACTCTAACACCCAAAGACATCCCAGCCTGa